Proteins co-encoded in one Armatimonadota bacterium genomic window:
- a CDS encoding sugar ABC transporter permease, with translation MTPRRRRLLRAGEIALFLAPFGAFWVLFRLGPVLYGVVISLYRWDPLGEAQFAGARNYLALARDPRFWNALGNTLEFAALAIPLIVGVGLLLALFLFTHRGTRVAHWMEAGFFFPYLLTVSVVGLVWRWLLDPDFGIVLLVLRGWGLRPPVFLNEPRWAIPAIALATTWWLAGYRMVLFRAALEDIPEELYEAARIDGASGARIFVAIMLPLLKPAVLFALVLTTISGFIVFGQVLIMTAGGPGRASEVLALYLYRFGFEYLEMGQAAAVGVVLFAIILGLTLLAFRWLGLGTAL, from the coding sequence GTGACGCCACGCAGGCGCCGGCTGCTGCGCGCCGGCGAGATCGCGCTGTTCCTGGCACCCTTCGGGGCGTTCTGGGTGCTCTTTCGGCTGGGCCCGGTGCTCTATGGCGTCGTCATCAGCCTGTACCGGTGGGATCCCCTGGGCGAGGCCCAGTTCGCCGGGGCCCGCAACTACCTGGCGCTGGCCCGCGACCCCCGCTTCTGGAACGCGTTGGGCAACACGCTGGAGTTCGCGGCGCTCGCGATCCCGCTCATCGTGGGGGTCGGGCTGCTGCTGGCGCTGTTCCTGTTCACGCACCGGGGCACGCGCGTCGCCCACTGGATGGAGGCGGGGTTCTTCTTCCCGTACCTGCTGACGGTGTCCGTCGTGGGCCTGGTGTGGCGGTGGCTGCTGGATCCCGACTTCGGTATCGTGCTGCTGGTGCTGCGGGGCTGGGGGCTGCGCCCGCCGGTCTTCCTCAACGAGCCGCGGTGGGCGATCCCGGCCATCGCGCTGGCCACCACGTGGTGGCTGGCGGGCTACCGCATGGTGCTGTTTCGGGCGGCGCTCGAGGACATCCCCGAGGAGCTCTACGAGGCAGCGCGCATCGACGGGGCCTCGGGCGCCCGCATCTTCGTGGCGATCATGCTGCCGCTGTTGAAGCCGGCGGTGCTCTTCGCGCTGGTGCTGACCACGATCTCGGGCTTCATCGTCTTCGGCCAGGTGCTCATCATGACCGCCGGCGGCCCGGGGCGCGCCTCGGAGGTGCTGGCGTTGTACCTGTACCGCTTCGGGTTCGAGTACCTCGAGATGGGCCAGGCCGCGGCGGTGGGCGTAGTGCTGTTTGCCATCATCCTGGGGCTCACGCTGCTCGCCTTTCGCTGGCTCGGCCTGGGGACGGCGCTGTGA
- a CDS encoding carbohydrate ABC transporter permease: MRADRLLAGVVLAVMAGLLALWIAPIAWMFATGVKPAPEIFALPPRWIPQQPTLHHVQVVLTRWPFLRWMLNSLVVATATTVLSTLVAIPAAFAFARLQWRGRDALFLAFLSSMLIPLEVNVIPLYFLMNRLHLLNTYPAVFLPMIGMPIGIFLLRQFFLNIPTELDDAARVDGAGNVRILLHVIVPLARPALAALVIYMFTFAWNEFFWSMIALSSPQMFTLPIGLRALQGAYDIDYGILMAGAALAALPALVLFLFLQRSIIRGIAMTAHR, translated from the coding sequence GTGAGGGCAGACCGGCTGCTGGCGGGCGTCGTGCTGGCGGTCATGGCGGGCCTGCTGGCCCTGTGGATCGCACCCATCGCGTGGATGTTCGCCACGGGCGTCAAGCCCGCGCCCGAGATCTTCGCGCTCCCGCCCCGGTGGATCCCCCAGCAGCCCACGCTGCACCACGTGCAGGTCGTCCTGACCCGCTGGCCCTTCCTGCGGTGGATGCTCAACAGCCTGGTGGTGGCCACGGCCACCACGGTGCTGTCGACCCTGGTGGCGATCCCCGCTGCGTTCGCCTTCGCCCGCCTGCAGTGGCGCGGGCGCGACGCGCTCTTCCTGGCGTTCCTGTCGTCGATGCTGATCCCGCTGGAGGTGAACGTGATTCCCCTGTACTTCCTCATGAACCGCCTGCACCTGCTGAACACGTACCCGGCGGTCTTCCTGCCCATGATCGGCATGCCCATCGGCATCTTCCTGCTGCGGCAGTTCTTCCTCAACATCCCCACGGAGCTGGACGACGCCGCCCGCGTCGACGGCGCCGGGAACGTGCGGATCCTGCTGCACGTGATCGTGCCGCTGGCCAGGCCGGCGCTGGCGGCCCTGGTCATCTACATGTTCACCTTCGCGTGGAACGAGTTCTTCTGGTCGATGATCGCGCTGTCCTCGCCCCAGATGTTCACGCTGCCCATCGGGCTGCGGGCGCTGCAGGGGGCCTACGACATCGACTACGGGATCCTCATGGCCGGCGCCGCGCTGGCGGCGCTGCCTGCCCTGGTGCTGTTCCTGTTCCTCCAGCGGTCCATCATCCGCGGCATCGCCATGACGGCCCACCGGTAG
- a CDS encoding sialidase family protein: MTNPLPTAFCHGATLLPLPDGSLLGAWFGGTAEGLPDSGIYTARLAAGAMAWSAPTLVAPADGHPCGNPVLFAGAPGVLWLAYFRVYGAWCTGGKPCARLSTDGGQTWSEELLLWDRAGVLTKNKPLRVDATLLLPVYDEVRWQVGIARLDVARHTTAWVFDDLTIGAGTGVAMIQGTLAEAAPGRLLLLMRTRVGRIWAAESADGGQTWSTPYPTPLPNPNAGIDMVRLPDGRLWLAYNHTDRGRDPMQWELRYPLCLAESGDGGATWTRVAVLEEGPGEYSYPAIVLDGAGRVHVAYTARRREIRHVVLAP; the protein is encoded by the coding sequence ATGACGAACCCGCTGCCCACGGCGTTCTGCCACGGGGCCACGCTGCTGCCGCTGCCCGACGGCAGCCTGCTGGGCGCGTGGTTCGGAGGTACTGCGGAGGGGCTCCCCGACTCGGGGATCTACACCGCACGGCTGGCCGCAGGGGCGATGGCCTGGTCGGCTCCCACGTTGGTGGCGCCCGCCGACGGACACCCGTGCGGGAACCCGGTGCTGTTCGCCGGCGCACCGGGCGTGCTCTGGCTGGCCTACTTTCGCGTCTACGGCGCGTGGTGCACCGGCGGCAAACCGTGCGCGCGGCTCTCGACCGACGGCGGACAGACCTGGTCGGAGGAACTTCTGCTGTGGGATCGCGCGGGCGTGCTGACCAAGAACAAGCCCCTCCGCGTGGACGCCACGCTGCTGCTCCCGGTGTACGACGAGGTGCGCTGGCAGGTGGGGATCGCGCGCCTGGACGTCGCGCGGCACACCACGGCGTGGGTATTCGATGACCTGACGATCGGCGCCGGCACCGGCGTGGCCATGATCCAGGGGACGCTGGCCGAAGCGGCGCCGGGTCGATTGCTGCTGCTCATGCGCACCCGGGTAGGCCGCATCTGGGCCGCCGAGAGCGCTGACGGCGGGCAGACATGGTCGACGCCGTACCCGACGCCGCTGCCCAATCCCAACGCCGGCATCGACATGGTGCGCCTGCCCGACGGGCGCCTGTGGCTGGCGTACAACCACACCGACCGCGGGCGGGATCCGATGCAGTGGGAGCTGCGGTACCCCCTCTGCCTGGCCGAGAGCGGTGATGGCGGCGCGACCTGGACGCGGGTGGCGGTGCTCGAGGAGGGGCCGGGCGAGTACTCCTACCCGGCCATCGTGCTGGACGGCGCTGGCCGGGTGCACGTGGCCTACACGGCACGGCGGCGGGAGATCCGGCACGTCGTGCTCGCACCCTGA
- a CDS encoding type II toxin-antitoxin system Phd/YefM family antitoxin has translation MSVHQAKTHLSRLLRRVETGEEVVIMRADTPVARLVPVRRKPAARRLGLDRGKVTIADDFDAPLPDEILATFEGA, from the coding sequence GTGAGCGTCCATCAGGCGAAGACCCACCTCTCCCGACTCCTGCGGCGCGTGGAGACCGGAGAGGAGGTGGTGATCATGCGGGCCGATACGCCGGTCGCCCGCCTGGTACCCGTCCGACGCAAACCCGCAGCCCGGCGCCTCGGGCTCGATCGGGGAAAGGTGACCATCGCCGACGACTTCGACGCTCCGCTGCCGGACGAGATCCTCGCCACGTTCGAAGGGGCATGA
- a CDS encoding type II toxin-antitoxin system VapC family toxin — MKILLDTQCWLWMEAAPERLSAEARRVVQDGAHALYLSAASAWEIAIKHALGKLRLPVAPERYVPSRMRRGRILPLPVQVEHGLRAGRLPPYHRDPFDRLLVAQAQLEGLTILTADPQLAAYEVPLIRA, encoded by the coding sequence ATGAAGATCCTGCTGGACACCCAGTGCTGGCTCTGGATGGAGGCCGCACCCGAGCGGCTCTCGGCAGAGGCCCGGCGCGTGGTCCAGGACGGCGCCCATGCCCTCTACCTCTCGGCGGCCAGCGCGTGGGAGATCGCCATCAAACACGCCCTGGGCAAGCTGCGGTTGCCCGTCGCGCCCGAGCGCTACGTTCCCAGCAGGATGCGGCGGGGCCGCATCCTGCCGCTGCCCGTGCAGGTCGAACACGGGTTGCGCGCCGGCCGCCTGCCGCCGTACCACCGCGATCCGTTCGACCGCTTGCTCGTCGCCCAGGCGCAACTCGAGGGGCTGACGATCCTCACAGCGGACCCGCAACTGGCCGCGTACGAGGTGCCGCTCATCCGCGCCTGA